CGGCTGCGACCGCCGCCCCCACCCGTCCGCGTGCTGTCCTCGTCACGATTCCCTCCCAGTCCCCGACGCGGCCCCCTGCGGTCGCACGCTAGGACGGCCGACCGCATGTCGGACATAGGCAGAACGGACGGTTCGCGCAACGTGCCCGGCCGCCGCCGCTCGGTGATCACCGCCGGTAGCCGGCGGGTCAGGGCTCGAACTTGTAGCCGAGCCCCCGCACCGTGACGATGTGCCGCGGGGTGGCCGGCTCGGGCTCGACCTTGGCCCGCAGCCGCTTGACATGCACGTCGAGGGTCTTGGTGTCGCCGACGTAGTCCGACCCCCACACCCGGTCGATCAGCTGGCCGCGGGTCAGCACCCGGCCGGCGTTGCGCAGCAGCAGCTCGAGCAGCTCGAACTCCTTGAGCGGCATCGCGACCTCGTCGCCCGCGACGCTCACCACGTGCCGGTCCACGTCCAGCCGCACCGGGCCGGCCTCCACCGTCGCCGGCGCCAGGTCCTCCGGCTCGCCGCGTCGGCGGAGCACCGCACGGATCCGGGCGAGCAGCTCGCGGGTGGAGTAGGGCTTGGTCACGTAGTCGTCGGCACCGAGCTCCAGCCCGACCACCTTGTCCACCTCGCTGTCCTTGGCAGTCAGCATGA
The sequence above is drawn from the Actinomycetes bacterium genome and encodes:
- a CDS encoding response regulator transcription factor, which encodes MTRILVVEDEESFRDALSYMLRKEGFEVVLADTGPAALEEFDRHGADLVLLDLMLPGLSGTEVCRALRARSNVPVIMLTAKDSEVDKVVGLELGADDYVTKPYSTRELLARIRAVLRRRGEPEDLAPATVEAGPVRLDVDRHVVSVAGDEVAMPLKEFELLELLLRNAGRVLTRGQLIDRVWGSDYVGDTKTLDVHVKRLRAKVEPEPATPRHIVTVRGLGYKFEP